The following proteins are encoded in a genomic region of Entelurus aequoreus isolate RoL-2023_Sb linkage group LG01, RoL_Eaeq_v1.1, whole genome shotgun sequence:
- the LOC133653576 gene encoding rho-related GTP-binding protein RhoA-B, whose product MAAIRKKLVIVGDGACGKTCLLIVFSKDQFPEVYVPTVFENYVADIEVDSKQVELALWDTAGQEDYDRLRPLSYPDTDVILMCFSIDSPDSLENIPEKWTPEVKHFCPNVPIILVGNKKDLRNDEHTRRELAKMKQEPVKQEDGRDMANRISAFGYMECSAKTKDGVREVFEMATRAALQARRGKKSNKCTLL is encoded by the exons ATGGCGGCAATCAGGAAAAAGTTGGTGATAGTTGGAGACGGAGCATGTGGTAAGACCTGCCTGCTGATTGTGTTCAGCAAGGACCAGTTTCCCGAGGTCTACGTGCCCACCGTCTTCGAGAACTACGTGGCAGACATCGAAGTGGATAGCAAACAG GTGGAGTTAGCGCTGTGGGACACAGCAGGTCAAGAAGACTATGACCGACTGCGCCCACTCTCGTATCCAGACACTGATGTCATCCTGATGTGCTTTTCCATCGACAGCCCTGACAGTCTGG aaAACATCCCAGAGAAGTGGACTCCAGAAGTGAAACATTTCTGTCCCAATGTGCCCATTATTTTGGTGGGGAACAAAAAAGACCTGCGCAATGATGAGCACACCCGCAGGGAGCTTGCCAAAATGAAGCAG GAACCTGTGAAGCAGGAGGATGGACGGGACATGGCCAACAGGATCAGTGCCTTCGGATACATGGAATGCTCTGCCAAAACAAAGGATGGTGTGAGGGAAGTCTTTGAGATggccaccagggcggcgctacAGGCCAGGCGGGGCAAGAAGAGCAATAAATGCACCCTCCTGTAA